The genomic window TACTACTTCCTCTCCTTTTTGAAGATCGCGGCTTCCTAAATAAACAAACAATCCTTTTTGTGAAAGTTGTTTTGCCGTTTCTAAACCAATGCTTCTATTTGCGCCTGTAATTAATACTGAATCCATTTTTTATATTTTTAAATTATTGATTACAAAGTTGCATCGATAAAAAACAAAAACATTTGCCATTTGGCAAAAAGCAATTTAACGGATATTTTTTCTAATTCTGCTCAAAGAAGATTGCGTTATGCCTAAATAAGAAGCTAAATAAGAAAGCGGAACACGATTAATAACTTGTGGAAACATTTCCATAAAAGATAAATAACGTGTTGTAGCATCTTCTGAAACCAGCGGACTTCTTCTGGCAACTTTCTGAATCAAAGCTTTATTGATGATTTTATGAACTATTTTGTCCCAGCCAATAATTGTATTTAATAGTTCTTCCCAATCTTTTTTAGAAAAAACAATCATTTTACAATCGGTAACAGCTTGAACGTAGGCAGAAGAACAAATGCTGTTTTCGAAACTTTCTAAATCGACCACAAGATTATTTTCATCTATAAAATATTTAGTAATTTCTTCGCCTTTATTATTGTAGTAACAGACTCTCATTATTCCG from Flavobacterium fluviale includes these protein-coding regions:
- a CDS encoding Crp/Fnr family transcriptional regulator, translated to MKELVEYILQFGSLNQQQIDLILSKAQEKEISKDNYFSEAGKISVEVGFIVDGIMRVCYYNNKGEEITKYFIDENNLVVDLESFENSICSSAYVQAVTDCKMIVFSKKDWEELLNTIIGWDKIVHKIINKALIQKVARRSPLVSEDATTRYLSFMEMFPQVINRVPLSYLASYLGITQSSLSRIRKNIR